A genomic stretch from Tenrec ecaudatus isolate mTenEca1 chromosome X, mTenEca1.hap1, whole genome shotgun sequence includes:
- the TMSB15C gene encoding thymosin beta-15C isoform X2: MSDKPDLSEVEKFDKSKLKKTNTEEKNTLPSKETIQQEKECVQTS, from the exons ATGAGTGATAAACCAGATTTGTCTGAAGTGGAGAAGTTTGACAAGTCAAAACTGAAGAAAACtaatactgaagaaaaaaatactcTCCCCTCAAAGGAAA ctatCCAACAGGAGAAAGAATGTGTGCAAACATCATAA